The DNA segment ATTTCTGTGTGCACATCAACAActtgacattttatatatatatatatatatatatatatatatatatatatatatatatatatatatatatatatacatttaataaataaattatacaattagTATACAATTATTAGTATACATAGTATACAAATATTAGTATACAATTTTAGATACACTAGAAGAATTATATAATTTGAGACAACCCTTACCTTTAACATCTTGTGCAGGACAGTCGGTGGGAAACTCAGCTTGTTCTGGTCTTCCATTCAcggtaaaataaatgattttagttGCCATGTCAGGTGATAATCTGCTGCACTCTCACTTTTGCTGATCGACGTGTGTGTCCAGTGTTACATCAGGGATTCAACCTATCATTCATTCAAAACCCCGCATCGTTTTCAAACCGCCTGGAGTCCACCCCCTTCATCGTCAACCCTGCTCTGTATGTCTGTCAATTTGGATACAAGCTAATATTTTCTTGAATTTGCCTTAAAAGTTGTTAATTTTGCACCTGATTTAGTAAATGTTTAGTAAATGTTTGCACctgaaattattaaatgtatttattattaaattacaaaaatgtgtattaataatgttttttttttctttcaaggtTTCAATcggggatttttttattttgtattttattttttgcagtcaGTAAAACGATGAACTAGCGTGAACATGCACAGTAAACAATAGagttttagtagtagtagtagtagtagtagtagtagtagtattttaatttaaatggatgaaaaaacattaattaattaaaacagaacTATAAAATAGCAACATATGCTATCAACATATATCATAAGAAAAAACGAGAGTAATGAgtaaaatttgttttttataaaggTAAATATCGTGAcgtggacttttattttgtagtgGGCTTTTATTGTGAACTGTCTTCTGGAACATTTAGCTGCTTCCTGTTCCTGAACGAATCACAACGTGGTTTTAGGAGCGATAGCACGACACTAGGTCCGAGACGTAACGATATATGTTTTTTTAGCAATCTTTTATTTAACAATGACAGAAGGAAAATCATCAGAGAAGCCGGCGAAAAACCTACTGGCGCTGAATCCAAAGGAGGAAGCAGAGTTTCAGAAGAAGGTTCAGCAAGTAAAGAATCGTCCTAAAACGGTATGACGGCTCACCACGTGGCTCGAGTTCAGCCCAGCCATCGTTTACCTTCACGTCGAAAAATTATTTAAGTTACATTTGacatttcttttcttctctttaatAGACAAAATTTGGTTATCTGAATAGAAGGAACCTCCTTATGCGACTAATTTGTTCTACAAAGCTTGCACGTTCTTcagttttgtttgatgtttttctgTTTAATGTTAGTcgacttgtttttattttttacagattgtaatattaatacaatattaattCCATTCCCTCAGGTTCAGTCGCTTTCTCCTGGAGTGCTTTATGTTGGCCATCTGCCTCGAGGATTGTTTGAACCTCAATTAAAATGTTACTTTCAACAGTTTGGCAAAGTCACCCGAATAAGAGTTTCCAGGAGTAAAAAGGTAAGTTATGACCTTCTTGTAGTATACAGTCAGTTGGGTTAGATCactgtatttaaaacacaattcataaattatatattaaaactatTAGTGAACTTGCTGAATACAAATTCTAAAGGAATTCTGATGGAATTTCTATAATTGTTTGAAACTAGTTTGTTAACTAAAGAAGGCcctgtttgatttaaaaaatcttaaagaaAACATGTTTGATCCCATTGGGATGGCTTCCAAAGGGATTTTTGCTTGTGTGTACATATTTGTTTAACATAACATCATAATGGCACAATCTGAAAAGTATCTTTGGCATTTGTTGCCTTGGATAAGATAATTGTGCAGACAACAATAAGGTACGTTTTGCTTATCGCCAACGCTATGTTGTTGTGCAATAAAACCAATGTGCCAACACTGTAAAAAGGAGAATCATACTAGTTCATAATACCTTGCTTTAAGTATTCTGCAAGTATTAATAATGCACGTATTATTAAACTCTCATCTTTCACAGACTGGAAGGAGCAAAGGCTATGGATTTGTGGAGTTTGAGTGTGATGAGGTGGCTAAGATTGTGGCTGAGACCATGAACAACTACCTTATTGGAGAACGGCTCATAAAGTGTGAGTGTAAAagattttgtgtgtatattttcttACTTAATGTTGTCTAAACATTACTGTGTTTTGTCCTTTATAGGTCATGTGATGCCACCTGAGAAGGTCCACGAAAAGCTGTTTGTGGGTTCCATGTCGGTCTTCAAGAAGCCGATGAAGCCTGCAGTTATTCGTTATAACAAACAGCATGCAGAAGAAGATCTGAACAAACTTGGTGCAAAGCTTTTAAGCAAAGAGTCTAAGCTACGCAAGAGACTGGCAGCAAAGGGCATTGACTATGATTTCCCAGGATTTGTAAGtagtatgttatttttattaagaacatttaaagaaatcgattaccccaaaatgaatatttgctgaaaatgtaaccCTCACATTCGGAGAAATTTGTCAttttatcacttgctcaccaatggatcctctgcagagaATGGCTACCATCAGAACTagtccaaacagttgattaaAACAATAATTCATATTGCTCCAGTCCATCACTTGATCTCAGTGAATtaaaaagctgtatgtttgtgAATCCTCATTAAGGCGTTGATCTCATATTTTGAActattgaactattcctttaaaagtcttttgttgtattttagtttgaccatgttgtcttttttttgtgtgtcttttttcAGGCAGCTCAGATTCCTGCCAAGAAAGCCCAATCTGAAGCCGATGTTTCAGTATGCAGTGAGGTAAG comes from the Carassius gibelio isolate Cgi1373 ecotype wild population from Czech Republic chromosome B9, carGib1.2-hapl.c, whole genome shotgun sequence genome and includes:
- the LOC127965570 gene encoding MKI67 FHA domain-interacting nucleolar phosphoprotein; amino-acid sequence: MTEGKSSEKPAKNLLALNPKEEAEFQKKVQQVKNRPKTVQSLSPGVLYVGHLPRGLFEPQLKCYFQQFGKVTRIRVSRSKKTGRSKGYGFVEFECDEVAKIVAETMNNYLIGERLIKCHVMPPEKVHEKLFVGSMSVFKKPMKPAVIRYNKQHAEEDLNKLGAKLLSKESKLRKRLAAKGIDYDFPGFAAQIPAKKAQSEADVSVCSEDVTPVCTPSVLERRKSIRVEDDDVDDEIVIKAKSVPENSEDVEDSEEETDEDEEEHTT